CCGCCTCCAGCCCTGGGTGATACAGCCCGGGGAGATAATACAGGTGCAGGGGTTCGACTGGCCGGCCGGGGCGAAAGTACTGTTGGGGTGGAGGGAGCAGGACGCCGGTCGCGAGGATATCGTCTGGCTGGCGGAGGCCCGGCCGGGCGCTGACGGCCGTTTCAATGTCTCGCTGAGCCCGGCGCCGGCTTCCTCGTTGGCCAGGGGTGTCTTCATCGTCGCCCAGGAGGCGCCGGCGGGCGAAACCCGCACTGTCTGGCTGACCTTTGGTGATGCTATCCCGACAAGCCCCCTTTCGCTCGGGGAGCTGGCGCCGACCAGCGCAAAACCCTATTTCCGCGTCTTCACCTCCGCGCAGGAATGGGAGCAGGCCCATCCACTGCCGGCGCTGAAGACCCGCGAGGGGCCAGGCCAGCCGCTACTGCGGAGCCTGCGCCAACTCCTGCCGGGCCTGCGGCCGCAGACACCATCGCCGGCGTCGGTCTCCATTGATTGGGCCAATTACGTGGTGGTGGAGGCCTACCTGGGGCCGATGCCGGCGGAGCAGTGGCAGTTCGAAGTGGTGGGGGCGGCGCGCACGGCGCGCAATGAGGTCATTGTGATCGCGCGTCTGGCTCCGCCGGCGCAGAGACCGACCGGCACTGGCCGGCAGTTGCGCTCCATATGGGAATATCCGGTCGCGGTGGCGCTCCTGCCGCGCGAGGCCCTGCCGCAGGGGCCGGCGGTGCCGTTCCTGCTGATGACGAACCTGGGCCAGCGTCTGCAGGCCGTGCGCGTGCGGATCGTGTCCTGAAAATTTGACATTCCCCTGGGTGTGGGCTATACTGTGTATACCCCATATGGGTATACGGATATCACGCACAGGGCAAAAGGAGCGAGGAATGGAACTGGAATTCAGCCTGCGGCCGACGGCGGAGGAAAGCGCCCCGGAGGAAGGGGTTCCCGAGGTCGAGAATGTGGTGATACTGGGGGGCGGCATCGCCGGCTTCACGGCGGCGATGTATGCCGGCCGCTCCGGACTGAACCCCCTGGTCATCGTGGGCAATGCACTGGGTGGGCAGGCCGCCATGACCGAGATGATGGAAAACTACCCGGGCTTCCCCGACGGTATCGGTGGGGTGGACCTGGCGGAGTTGGTGCAGAAGCAGGCGGTGAAATTCGGCGCCCGATTGGAGCATGACCTCGCCATTGAGGCGGATTTCTCGGTGCGGCCGTTCGTTGTGAAGACTTATGGCCGGACCATCAAGGCACGGACGGTCATCATCGCCACGGGGGCGACGCCCCGCCGGCTGTTCGTCCCCGGTGAGGACAAATTCATCGGCCGGGGCATTTCCTTCTGCGCCACATGCGACGGCTATTTCTATCGCGACAAAACGGTGGCGGTCATCGGCGGCGGCAACAGCGCCCTGGACGAGGGCTTGTATCTGGCCCGCCTGGCCAAACAGGTATATGTCATCCACCGCCGCGATCAACTGCGCGCCGAGAAGATCCTGCAGGAGCGCGCCTTCCGCAATCCGAAGATGTCCTTCATATGGAACACCGTGGTCGAAGAGGTGCTGGGTGAGGACCACGTGACTGGTCTGAAACTGCGCAACGTGAAGACCGGCGAGGTTTCTATCCTGCCGGTGGACGGGGTGTTCGAATATATCGGCATGCAACCGAACACGGAGATCTTCCGCGGCCAGATCGAGCTGGATGCCAACGGCTACATCATCACGGACAAGCGTCAGCACACCAATATCGAGGGGGTGTTCGCCGCCGGCGATGTCCAGAGCCCCGACTTCCAGCAGGCAGTGATCGCCGCCGGCACCGGCGCCGCCGCCGCCATCGAGGCGGAGCGCTATCTCGCCAAACTCGAAGAATAGCTCATCCGCCAGCGGTTGAGCGGTTGAAAGGCATGGGCCGAATAAAGCCCATGCCTTTTTTCATTCCGGACACGTGCATGTGCCGGCCGGCTTGCACCAGGCCGGCATTTCTGTTAAGATGGTGGGGCGGCTGGTTGGCACTTTCGGCCCTGTTCAGGAGGTAGAATGTCCCGGCTCCGGTTTCCCCGGCTGATCCGCCCTTCGACGCGCGCCTTCTGGGAGGAAGGCCGGCGTACTTCTGGCTATTCCCTCTTCGATTTTCTCCATGGGTACGTGTACGGGCGCTGGCCCTATTTGTACATCGGCATCGCCACCGGCGAGCACTGGATCGCCCGCCGGCTCGCGCCGCTGGTGCGCCGGGTGGGGGACCTGCTCACGCGCCAGGCACAGCGACACGCGGCGCCGGCAGGCTCGCCGGGATTTGCGCACACCTATCACGGCAAGGTCGTGCCGCCGGCGGCAGCGCGCCAGCTCATCATGGTCCAGCAGGAGGTGAATCTGCCGGCGTTGGAGCATATCATCCCCTATGCCATGGCGCGCGATATCGTGCTCAAGAACCCGGATCACATTGCGGTGCTGGACTGCCCCTGCCGTGTCTCTCGCCCTAATCCGTGCCTGCCGCTGGATGTATGTCTCATCGTCGGGGAGCCTTTTGCCAGCTTCGTCGTGGAACATCATCCGCGCCGCGCCCGTTTCATCAGCCGGCAGGAGGCCGAGGACATCCTGGAGGCGGAGCATGCGCGCGGCCATGTGCATCACGCCTTTTTCAAAGATGCCATGCTGGGACGCTTCTATGCCATCTGCAACTGCTGTTCCTGCTGTTGCGGCGCCATGCAGGCGGCGCGCGCCGGCGTGCCCATGCTGGCGTCCTCGGGATACGTCGCTCGACAGCGGGCGGAAGAGGAGTGCGCCGGCTGCGGCGAATGCGCGGCGGTATGTCCCTTCCAGGCCATCGAGATGCGGGACGGCAGAGCGTGGGTGATGGAAGAGCGCTGTATGGGATGCGGGGTATGTGTGGGCCGCTGTCCGTCGCATATCCTGCGGCTGGAGCGGGAGCCGGCGAAGGGCGAGCCGCTGGAAATCCTGTCCCTGCTGTCAGATGGAAGATGACAGGGGGTTGCGGTACACTCACAGCATGATATATAATACGTGCGATGGACAATATCAACCCAGGATGGAAGAGGCACACGATGCACCTTTTCGCAAAGGCGCGAAGGACAGGCTGTCTTGAGCGCCTTTTTCATGTCGGGTAATGCCTCTGGGGAACGGGATGTCACGCGTTTGCGGCCAGTGCGGACACGATAATCCAGCGGATGTGCGCTACTGCGAGCGATGTGCTGCGCCCCTGGCCAATCTCTGCCCGGCCTGCGGCTTTGAGAATCCCCCGGGGTTCAAATTCTGCGGCAACTGCGGGGCGCATCTTGCCAGCGCGCAGTTGGGGAGGGCGCCGGCGGATCAACTGCGCCGGCTCCAGAGCTTAATGCCGGCGCAGTTGGTGGAAAAGATGCTCCATCAGGCCGAACACCTGCGCGGCGAGCGCCGCATGGTCACCGTGCTCTTCGCTGACCTGAGCGGCTTCACCTCCATCTCGGAGCGGCTGGACCCGGAGGATGTGTATCAGCTCATGGATGAGGTCCTGCGCGCCTTTGTGGAGGAGATCTACCGCTATGAGGGCACGGTGGACAAGTTCACCGGCGACGGCATCATGGCTATTTTCGGCGCGCCGGTCGCGCATGAGGATGACCCGGAGCGCGCTGTGCGTGCTGCTATCGGGATGCAGAACGCGCTGGATCGCATGAACCGCACTATCGCCGGCCGCTATCACGTCGAGCTGAAGTGCCGTATCGGCCTGAACAGCGGCGAAGTCGTCGTCGGGGGGCTGGGTTCCGACTTGCGGCTGGATTACACGGTCATGGGGGATGCGGTCAATGTGGCCGCCCGGCTCCAGCAGGCGGCGGAGCCGGGTGAGATACTGGTCAGCGAGGATGTGTTCCGCGCCACCGAGCCGCTGTTCGCGTATGCGCTGGTGGGGGACCTGCGGCTGAAGGGCAAAACAGAGCCGGTACGGGCCTATCGTCTGCTGGGGGAGCGCGCCCAGAAAGGGCGCCAGCGCGGCATCCGCGGGCTGGAAGCGCCGCTTATCGGCCGGCAGAGGGAGTTTGCCCAGCTCAAAGAGACCCTCGAGGGCTGGATCACCGCCCGGGAGGGCGGCTTTATCCTCCTGACCGGGGAGGCCGGCATTGGGAAATCTCGCCTGACCAGTGAACTGCTCGCCGGGCTGGCCGGCCGCGACGTGGAGATTATCCGCGCTGGTGCGCTGTCGCACACGGCCGGCATTGGCTGGTGGCTGACGCGGGAGCTACTGCGCGGGTACTTTGGCCTGGGAGAAGGAGAGGGCGGCAGTGCTATGTACCATCGGGTGGC
The Anaerolineae bacterium DNA segment above includes these coding regions:
- a CDS encoding 4Fe-4S binding protein, with the translated sequence MSRLRFPRLIRPSTRAFWEEGRRTSGYSLFDFLHGYVYGRWPYLYIGIATGEHWIARRLAPLVRRVGDLLTRQAQRHAAPAGSPGFAHTYHGKVVPPAAARQLIMVQQEVNLPALEHIIPYAMARDIVLKNPDHIAVLDCPCRVSRPNPCLPLDVCLIVGEPFASFVVEHHPRRARFISRQEAEDILEAEHARGHVHHAFFKDAMLGRFYAICNCCSCCCGAMQAARAGVPMLASSGYVARQRAEEECAGCGECAAVCPFQAIEMRDGRAWVMEERCMGCGVCVGRCPSHILRLEREPAKGEPLEILSLLSDGR
- the trxB gene encoding thioredoxin-disulfide reductase, with the protein product MELEFSLRPTAEESAPEEGVPEVENVVILGGGIAGFTAAMYAGRSGLNPLVIVGNALGGQAAMTEMMENYPGFPDGIGGVDLAELVQKQAVKFGARLEHDLAIEADFSVRPFVVKTYGRTIKARTVIIATGATPRRLFVPGEDKFIGRGISFCATCDGYFYRDKTVAVIGGGNSALDEGLYLARLAKQVYVIHRRDQLRAEKILQERAFRNPKMSFIWNTVVEEVLGEDHVTGLKLRNVKTGEVSILPVDGVFEYIGMQPNTEIFRGQIELDANGYIITDKRQHTNIEGVFAAGDVQSPDFQQAVIAAGTGAAAAIEAERYLAKLEE